The proteins below come from a single Candidatus Poribacteria bacterium genomic window:
- a CDS encoding tetratricopeptide repeat protein, giving the protein MRNWLKIVIILWFCSPLLGITDEKSGDHSTYIQHVEQAFLFMFQGDNLGAISEFEAALVIEPDHPEILHYLGMANAQEEFWNKAAESCQRSLALVPDNIEALYSLGVVYFKLDQWADAVETLQRVIELSPKHGRGYEMLGKSLVKLRQYAEAIPILLQALALTPRSPGLYYELGMAHLNLKAYPEAIENFKQAIAYGPTGYAEPYHGLGTAYFRLGDREKSRVAMQTYQQLQKGFAEYERLTRLTRAEPKNLEAWTALATLLMDQKSFAKAVPIFQKCIELSPDNADFYHGLSRAFMNLNYPKHAAEAARKAIQLMPNQAILYNTLGGAYAMQGDSQKAIGAFRKAVELDGEQPYYHLNLSRLYQGIGNQKLAQEHQRVYEYLLSQKKK; this is encoded by the coding sequence ATGCGAAACTGGTTGAAAATTGTCATCATCCTCTGGTTCTGTTCGCCACTGTTGGGAATCACCGACGAAAAATCTGGTGACCACAGCACTTATATCCAACATGTAGAGCAAGCCTTCCTTTTCATGTTCCAAGGCGATAATCTCGGAGCTATCTCCGAGTTTGAAGCCGCATTGGTAATCGAACCCGATCACCCTGAAATTTTGCACTATCTCGGCATGGCAAATGCGCAAGAAGAATTCTGGAACAAAGCCGCCGAAAGCTGCCAACGCTCCTTAGCACTGGTGCCCGACAACATTGAGGCACTCTACTCACTCGGTGTTGTTTATTTTAAACTCGATCAGTGGGCAGACGCAGTAGAAACACTCCAACGAGTTATAGAACTTTCACCGAAACACGGACGCGGCTATGAAATGCTCGGCAAATCACTGGTAAAACTGCGTCAGTATGCGGAGGCTATTCCAATCTTGCTGCAAGCACTCGCACTGACACCGCGGTCCCCAGGACTCTATTATGAACTCGGCATGGCACATCTCAATTTAAAGGCATATCCAGAAGCAATAGAAAACTTCAAACAGGCGATAGCGTATGGACCCACCGGTTACGCTGAGCCGTACCATGGCCTCGGCACCGCGTATTTCCGCTTAGGCGACAGAGAAAAAAGCAGAGTCGCAATGCAAACCTATCAACAACTCCAAAAGGGATTTGCTGAATACGAACGCCTCACACGTCTCACACGTGCAGAACCGAAAAACCTTGAGGCATGGACGGCGTTAGCCACACTCCTAATGGACCAAAAAAGTTTTGCCAAAGCAGTTCCAATCTTTCAGAAATGCATCGAACTCTCGCCCGACAACGCCGACTTCTATCACGGACTGAGCCGTGCCTTCATGAATCTCAACTATCCGAAGCACGCAGCAGAAGCCGCCAGAAAAGCCATTCAATTGATGCCCAACCAAGCGATTCTCTATAACACCCTTGGTGGTGCTTATGCGATGCAAGGCGACTCACAAAAAGCAATTGGTGCCTTTCGAAAAGCGGTTGAACTCGACGGCGAGCAACCCTACTATCACCTCAACCTTTCAAGACTCTATCAGGGCATCGGCAACCAAAAACTCGCGCAGGAACACCAACGCGTCTATGAATACCTTTTATCTCAAAAGAAGAAGTAG
- a CDS encoding PQQ-like beta-propeller repeat protein — translation MRAPARVILLLLSLPLIVLADTLASDWNDFLGPERNGKSQEKIDIGPWGKTGPAVVWHKKIGVSYGAPVVADGRLFMFARHGNMARLTCMESDTGTELWRFEYPTDYEDMYGYNNGPRSCPVVDEEHVYTFGAEGMLHCLRVSDGKLLWKIDTAARFNVVQNFFGAASTPVVEGDLLIAQIGDSPPGTPKDPWASNGKPPPNGTGIVAFNKKTGEVVYEISDELASYASPIMATIDGRRWGFMFARGGLVGFEPATGKIDFSYPWRCSKIESVNASSPVVADDLVFISESYEIGSSVLQVYPGGYKVIWKDSPRSRNKSMRLHWNTAVHHEGYLYGCSARHSSGADIRCVEFKTGKVVWAQRVNERASLLWVNDHFIYLGERGRLMLLKCTPEKMDILSETIPRDKNGRQFIEYPAWAGPVVSNGLLYVRGDDRLICFSLTAQKD, via the coding sequence GTGAGGGCACCTGCACGAGTCATTTTGCTATTGCTCAGCCTGCCGCTGATTGTGCTGGCAGACACGCTCGCTTCCGACTGGAACGATTTTCTCGGTCCAGAACGAAACGGCAAGTCTCAAGAAAAGATAGACATCGGCCCATGGGGAAAAACAGGTCCCGCAGTCGTCTGGCACAAGAAGATTGGTGTTAGCTACGGTGCACCTGTCGTTGCCGACGGACGACTGTTCATGTTCGCGCGTCATGGTAACATGGCGCGCCTCACTTGCATGGAAAGCGACACCGGTACAGAACTCTGGCGGTTTGAGTATCCAACGGACTACGAAGATATGTACGGCTACAACAACGGTCCGCGCTCTTGTCCTGTCGTTGATGAAGAACATGTTTATACTTTCGGTGCCGAGGGAATGTTGCACTGCTTACGTGTTTCGGATGGAAAATTGCTGTGGAAGATAGACACAGCAGCACGCTTCAACGTGGTCCAAAACTTTTTCGGTGCCGCCTCAACACCGGTTGTTGAAGGCGACTTACTCATTGCGCAAATCGGCGACTCTCCACCAGGAACTCCAAAGGACCCCTGGGCATCAAACGGCAAACCACCGCCGAACGGCACCGGGATCGTCGCTTTCAACAAAAAGACAGGCGAAGTGGTTTACGAAATCAGCGACGAATTAGCGAGCTACGCCAGCCCTATCATGGCAACAATCGACGGACGGCGTTGGGGATTCATGTTCGCGCGCGGTGGACTCGTCGGTTTTGAACCAGCAACGGGAAAAATCGATTTCTCCTATCCGTGGCGCTGCTCGAAGATCGAATCTGTCAATGCTTCGTCTCCAGTTGTTGCTGACGATCTCGTCTTCATCAGTGAATCTTATGAGATCGGCAGCTCCGTCCTCCAAGTGTATCCAGGTGGCTACAAAGTCATTTGGAAAGACTCACCGCGCAGCCGAAACAAATCAATGCGCTTGCACTGGAACACTGCTGTCCATCACGAGGGTTACCTCTATGGTTGTAGCGCAAGACATTCCAGTGGCGCGGATATTCGGTGCGTGGAATTCAAAACGGGTAAAGTCGTATGGGCACAACGCGTTAACGAACGTGCTTCGCTACTCTGGGTGAATGACCACTTCATCTACCTCGGTGAGCGCGGACGTTTGATGCTGCTCAAATGCACGCCAGAAAAGATGGACATCCTTTCTGAAACAATCCCAAGAGACAAAAATGGGAGACAATTTATAGAATATCCTGCCTGGGCGGGACCTGTGGTGTCAAACGGATTGCTATACGTCCGAGGCGATGATAGGTTAATCTGCTTTTCGCTCACTGCTCAAAAAGACTGA
- a CDS encoding mannonate dehydratase — protein MVNQSPLSKIEPGMKVTAQMSPEPSEADLQLAKQMDVEYVVLWTNGENANYDYFMSRREIFENAGLKIYGFGNSDVHNQDGIVLNLENRDAKIEQYKRYIRDLGRAGIPYTTYAHMGNGIWSTERETTRGGASARAFNLEAAQEGHWGGKLYPMPLSHGREFSEEEIWDNYTYFIKQAAPVAEEAGVMIGIHPDDPPAVHLAGIPRCIFSSFEGYKRALEIADSPNVGMCFCVGCWLEGGELMGKDVIESIRYFGERNKIFKVHFRNVDQPLPHFVETFVDNGYQDMYHVAKALREVNFNGVLIPDHIPSMGGDGRIGTAYTIAYMNALVKRANEEVAA, from the coding sequence ATGGTAAACCAAAGTCCATTGAGCAAAATTGAACCCGGTATGAAAGTTACGGCGCAGATGTCGCCGGAACCGAGTGAGGCAGACCTGCAGCTCGCTAAGCAGATGGATGTTGAATATGTAGTCCTTTGGACAAACGGCGAAAATGCGAATTACGACTATTTCATGAGTCGCCGCGAGATTTTTGAGAACGCGGGACTCAAAATCTATGGGTTTGGCAATAGCGATGTTCACAATCAGGACGGGATCGTGCTGAACTTGGAGAACCGAGACGCGAAGATTGAACAGTACAAGCGGTATATCCGAGACCTCGGTAGAGCAGGGATTCCGTATACGACCTACGCGCACATGGGCAACGGTATCTGGAGCACGGAACGGGAGACAACTCGCGGCGGTGCAAGCGCGAGGGCATTTAACCTTGAGGCAGCACAAGAGGGGCATTGGGGAGGCAAACTGTATCCGATGCCGCTTTCACACGGTCGCGAATTCAGTGAGGAGGAGATCTGGGATAATTACACCTACTTCATTAAACAGGCAGCACCTGTCGCTGAGGAAGCCGGTGTAATGATCGGTATCCATCCCGATGATCCACCGGCGGTGCATCTCGCTGGAATTCCGAGGTGTATCTTTAGCAGTTTTGAAGGCTACAAACGCGCCCTTGAAATCGCTGATAGCCCAAATGTCGGCATGTGTTTCTGTGTCGGATGTTGGCTGGAAGGTGGCGAACTTATGGGCAAAGATGTCATTGAGTCTATTCGTTATTTCGGGGAACGGAACAAGATTTTCAAAGTCCATTTCCGTAACGTCGATCAACCGCTCCCGCATTTCGTTGAAACCTTCGTTGATAACGGCTATCAGGATATGTATCACGTGGCAAAGGCACTCCGCGAAGTTAATTTCAACGGTGTGCTGATTCCCGACCATATCCCATCAATGGGGGGTGATGGTCGTATCGGAACAGCCTATACGATCGCCTACATGAACGCGCTGGTGAAGCGAGCAAATGAGGAGGTCGCTGCGTGA
- a CDS encoding formylglycine-generating enzyme family protein: MNTFYLKRRSSYFGIIILLLSVGICFGAFAQDTEELILVSAGTFTMGSDTRAADEKPMHKVYLDAYYISKYEVTNAEYYEFWKQQLETTSPEKTPPHTPENFTHLPQIGDWPARAKQFPNHPVVGVSWHDANAYAAWKGMRLPTEAEWEKAARGYTNRTWPWGNALEPYANTTAKDDGYENSLAPVGSFPKGKSYYGAMDMAGNVWEWTADWYSDVYYWHSSQAATKRPKRNPTGPAVGSWRVIRGGSWIDTIARCSTTFRFYLYPNLKTSFVGFRLAKTAEKTKSKP, encoded by the coding sequence ATGAATACCTTTTATCTCAAAAGAAGAAGTAGCTACTTCGGCATTATCATCCTGCTCTTGAGTGTCGGTATCTGTTTCGGGGCATTCGCGCAGGACACAGAGGAACTCATATTAGTCTCCGCAGGTACCTTCACGATGGGCAGCGATACCCGCGCCGCTGATGAAAAACCGATGCACAAGGTCTACCTTGATGCCTATTACATCAGCAAATACGAGGTCACAAACGCCGAGTATTACGAATTCTGGAAACAGCAATTAGAGACCACCTCTCCAGAAAAAACGCCGCCACACACCCCAGAAAATTTCACACATCTTCCACAGATCGGCGACTGGCCCGCACGCGCAAAACAGTTCCCGAATCATCCTGTTGTCGGTGTGTCGTGGCACGACGCAAACGCTTACGCCGCTTGGAAAGGCATGCGACTCCCAACAGAAGCGGAGTGGGAGAAGGCTGCACGCGGCTATACCAATAGAACATGGCCCTGGGGAAACGCCTTAGAACCGTATGCGAATACCACTGCCAAGGATGACGGCTACGAGAACAGTCTCGCCCCTGTGGGCAGCTTCCCGAAAGGCAAAAGCTACTATGGCGCAATGGATATGGCGGGCAACGTCTGGGAGTGGACCGCCGATTGGTACAGCGATGTCTACTATTGGCACAGTTCACAAGCCGCGACGAAACGTCCCAAGCGGAATCCAACGGGACCGGCTGTCGGCAGCTGGCGCGTTATCCGCGGCGGTTCATGGATTGACACGATCGCCCGATGTAGCACCACGTTTCGGTTCTATCTCTATCCTAACCTAAAAACCTCCTTTGTCGGCTTCCGATTGGCAAAGACTGCCGAAAAAACGAAAAGTAAGCCATGA
- a CDS encoding CRTAC1 family protein, protein MRINQNLKSFLPSLLIFLLTAGSVVSQPPTFVDVTEEAGIHFKHNSGATEHKHIIETMGSGGIFFDYDTDGDVDLYFVDSGNVPSEKQQASGNVLYRNEGDGRFTDVTEISGTGDTGYGMAASAGDIDNDGHPDLYVANFRQDKLYRNNGDGTFTDITEAAGIDNTLWSIGAVYLDFDVDGDLDIFIVNYLVYETSMPVTTYKGIVGYGHPRSYEGTPDVLYRNNGDGTFTNISEMAGVTNPVEGRGMAAVAWDYDQDGLPDIYVANDTNRNFLYHNNGDGTFTDESTFIGVGYDERGVAEGSMGVDSADYDGDGWFDLIVANSEKATLYKNEEGLFFFDATADSGLEQPTLPFIGFSPLFLDYDNDGHVDMFCANGNPQDVVELLVDHDTYAQRDQMFQNNGDGTYSDISEAAGDYFSKEFVGRAAATADYDNDGDMDIVIMNSNQRAVLLRNDGGNRKNWLGIKLVGTQNNRDGIGTKVTLTTEDMTQIREVKSGSSYASGSDTRLLFGLGESQHVKKVSIVWQSGTLQELEDISANQILTIVESEE, encoded by the coding sequence ATGCGAATAAATCAAAATCTGAAGTCGTTTTTACCATCCCTTTTAATTTTTCTGCTAACCGCAGGCAGTGTCGTCTCGCAACCTCCTACCTTCGTGGATGTCACCGAAGAAGCAGGCATCCACTTCAAACACAACAGCGGCGCAACCGAGCACAAGCATATCATCGAAACAATGGGGTCAGGTGGGATCTTCTTTGATTACGACACCGACGGCGATGTTGACCTCTATTTTGTTGACAGTGGTAACGTCCCCTCAGAGAAACAGCAAGCATCTGGTAACGTCCTCTACCGAAACGAAGGTGATGGGCGTTTCACGGATGTTACTGAAATCTCAGGAACAGGGGATACAGGGTACGGGATGGCGGCATCTGCGGGGGATATCGACAATGACGGCCATCCCGACCTCTATGTCGCCAACTTTAGGCAGGACAAACTCTACCGAAACAATGGAGACGGCACCTTTACCGACATCACCGAAGCTGCAGGTATTGATAACACCCTCTGGAGTATTGGTGCTGTCTATCTCGATTTCGATGTCGATGGGGACTTGGATATCTTCATCGTCAATTATCTTGTGTATGAGACCTCAATGCCAGTGACAACCTACAAAGGTATTGTCGGTTACGGGCATCCGCGCAGCTACGAAGGCACTCCCGATGTGCTTTACCGAAACAACGGTGATGGCACCTTCACCAATATCTCGGAAATGGCGGGCGTGACAAACCCCGTCGAGGGCAGGGGTATGGCAGCCGTCGCTTGGGACTACGATCAAGATGGATTGCCTGATATTTACGTCGCCAATGATACCAACAGAAACTTTCTGTACCATAATAACGGTGATGGCACCTTCACGGATGAAAGTACTTTCATCGGCGTGGGATATGACGAGAGAGGTGTCGCCGAAGGTTCCATGGGAGTAGACAGTGCTGATTATGACGGCGATGGATGGTTCGATCTAATCGTTGCGAATTCGGAGAAGGCAACCCTCTATAAAAACGAGGAGGGACTTTTCTTTTTCGATGCAACAGCGGACAGCGGGTTGGAACAACCGACACTGCCGTTCATCGGTTTCAGTCCGCTCTTTCTGGATTACGATAACGACGGACACGTCGACATGTTCTGTGCGAATGGAAACCCACAAGATGTCGTTGAACTATTGGTGGACCATGACACCTACGCCCAACGCGACCAGATGTTTCAAAACAACGGCGACGGCACCTACAGCGATATATCAGAAGCCGCTGGGGATTACTTCTCAAAGGAATTCGTTGGTAGAGCCGCTGCGACCGCCGACTACGACAACGACGGCGATATGGATATCGTCATCATGAATTCCAATCAACGCGCGGTCCTGCTTCGGAACGACGGAGGAAATCGGAAAAACTGGTTGGGCATTAAACTGGTCGGCACACAGAACAACCGAGACGGGATTGGAACTAAGGTCACACTCACGACAGAGGACATGACACAGATAAGAGAAGTAAAAAGCGGTTCAAGCTACGCATCGGGCAGTGATACGCGCTTGTTGTTTGGCTTAGGCGAGAGTCAGCATGTTAAGAAGGTGTCCATCGTCTGGCAAAGCGGCACCTTACAAGAATTGGAAGACATATCCGCCAACCAGATATTGACGATTGTAGAATCGGAAGAGTAG
- a CDS encoding sialidase family protein, with the protein MQQVTIYREPGRYAGWPANYGIWAWDNEIVVGFTVGYHKSDAGFHRRDRDKPFIGMQARSFDGGETWSVSETPCRLPARGTLSADEHVEERHRSEAETAFDTPHRVNFTHPDFAMMCSRSGLRAGSYSWFYTSTDRCQSWNGPFRLPMFDYTGIAARTDYLVSSADECMLFLTASKSDGEEGLVFCAQTADGGESFSLLSQIGPEPEGFAIMPASVRLSDSKILVAVRCRAGGDSPSDWEKWENWIDLYVSDDNGQTWDYVNRPVENTGRGGNPPTLTLLHDGRLCLIYGYRDAPHRICAKLSSDAGETWGEEIVLRDNGGDHDVGYPRTVQRPDGTIVTAYYFDEEPDGERFIEATLWKP; encoded by the coding sequence ATGCAACAGGTTACAATCTATCGTGAACCGGGCCGCTATGCTGGCTGGCCAGCGAATTACGGCATTTGGGCATGGGACAATGAGATCGTTGTCGGTTTTACTGTGGGGTATCATAAATCGGATGCGGGGTTCCATCGCCGCGACCGCGATAAGCCATTTATAGGGATGCAGGCGAGAAGTTTCGATGGTGGTGAGACATGGAGTGTTTCGGAAACACCGTGTCGTCTGCCTGCGAGAGGCACGCTCTCAGCAGATGAACATGTAGAAGAACGGCATAGATCGGAAGCGGAGACTGCGTTCGATACACCGCATCGCGTTAATTTCACGCATCCAGATTTTGCGATGATGTGCAGCAGGTCCGGGCTGCGGGCTGGCTCATACTCGTGGTTTTATACCTCTACGGATCGGTGCCAGAGTTGGAATGGTCCCTTCCGACTGCCGATGTTCGACTATACAGGCATTGCTGCGCGGACGGATTATCTCGTTTCAAGCGCAGATGAATGTATGCTGTTTCTCACGGCATCGAAATCGGACGGTGAGGAAGGCTTAGTATTCTGTGCTCAGACAGCCGATGGTGGTGAATCCTTTTCATTGCTGTCTCAGATTGGACCGGAACCCGAAGGGTTCGCGATTATGCCTGCGAGTGTTCGGTTATCTGATTCAAAGATTCTGGTGGCGGTTCGCTGCCGCGCTGGTGGTGATTCCCCATCCGACTGGGAGAAATGGGAGAACTGGATTGATCTCTACGTCTCAGATGATAACGGGCAGACGTGGGATTATGTGAATAGACCTGTGGAAAATACAGGACGCGGCGGGAATCCACCAACGCTCACCCTCCTTCACGATGGACGGCTGTGTCTTATTTACGGGTATCGGGATGCACCTCATCGGATATGTGCGAAGTTAAGTAGTGATGCTGGCGAGACGTGGGGGGAAGAGATTGTCTTGCGCGATAATGGTGGTGATCATGATGTCGGATATCCCCGTACGGTTCAACGTCCTGATGGAACCATAGTGACCGCCTACTATTTTGATGAGGAACCTGACGGTGAACGGTTCATTGAGGCGACTTTGTGGAAGCCTTAG
- a CDS encoding sulfatase, with the protein MSRPNILFIMSDDHASHAISSYGSRINQTPNLDRIADGGMILQNCFCVNSICTPSRANILTGKHSHLNGVKTLSDPIDGRKPNVAKMLQADGYQTAMVGKWHLGHGGNADPTGFDYWNVLPGQGLYHDPVMIEPDGRKTHQGYTTDIITDFSLEWLQNRDKERPFFMMCHHKAPHRPWDSDEKHADMFEDEDVPMPDNFFDDYANRSNAAKDAKMRVFGHMSERDLKIDTLGPPPEGLSEKELANWQYQRYIKEYLRCVASIDDNVGRMLDYLDEEGIADDTLVIYTSDQGFFLGDHGWYDKRFMYEESLRMPFLIRYPREIQSGSSSDAMALNIDFAETWLDYAGLSIPDDMQGTSLRPILNGETPDDWRASMYYRYWMHLTHHYVPAHYGIRTHRYKLIYYYGEALGTTGSIDEPKEPEWELFDLEKDPNEMCSVYDDPTYADIVTELTAELYRLKAEAGDEE; encoded by the coding sequence TTGAGCAGACCAAATATCCTATTCATTATGTCTGACGACCACGCATCACACGCTATCAGCAGCTACGGGAGTCGGATTAACCAAACACCAAATCTCGACCGTATCGCAGACGGCGGTATGATTCTTCAAAATTGTTTCTGTGTCAATTCCATCTGTACACCGAGCCGTGCGAACATTTTGACGGGTAAACACAGCCACCTCAACGGTGTTAAAACATTGTCGGATCCTATTGATGGTAGAAAACCGAACGTCGCGAAGATGCTCCAAGCGGATGGCTATCAAACAGCAATGGTCGGCAAATGGCATCTTGGGCATGGCGGTAATGCCGACCCAACCGGTTTCGACTATTGGAATGTCTTACCGGGACAAGGACTCTATCATGATCCAGTAATGATCGAGCCGGATGGCAGAAAAACACACCAAGGTTACACTACGGACATCATCACCGATTTCTCGTTGGAATGGCTACAGAATCGTGACAAAGAACGCCCGTTCTTTATGATGTGTCATCACAAGGCACCACACCGACCATGGGATTCCGATGAGAAGCACGCCGACATGTTCGAGGATGAAGATGTCCCGATGCCGGACAACTTTTTCGACGATTACGCGAACCGTTCAAACGCTGCAAAGGATGCGAAGATGCGCGTCTTCGGTCACATGAGCGAAAGAGATCTCAAGATAGACACACTCGGTCCACCACCTGAAGGGTTATCAGAGAAAGAGCTGGCGAACTGGCAGTATCAGCGGTACATCAAGGAGTATCTCCGCTGTGTCGCCTCGATTGACGATAACGTTGGACGGATGCTTGATTACCTCGACGAAGAAGGTATCGCAGATGACACGCTCGTCATCTACACCTCGGATCAGGGCTTCTTCTTAGGCGACCACGGTTGGTATGACAAGCGGTTCATGTATGAAGAATCCTTACGGATGCCCTTTCTCATCCGCTACCCCAGGGAAATTCAATCCGGTAGTTCATCCGACGCAATGGCGTTGAACATCGACTTCGCAGAGACCTGGCTCGACTACGCAGGATTATCGATTCCAGATGACATGCAAGGCACCAGCCTACGTCCAATTCTCAACGGTGAAACCCCAGACGATTGGCGAGCCTCAATGTATTACCGCTACTGGATGCACCTCACGCATCACTATGTTCCCGCGCACTACGGGATACGGACGCATCGTTATAAACTTATCTATTACTACGGCGAAGCACTCGGCACAACAGGCTCAATCGATGAGCCGAAAGAACCGGAATGGGAACTCTTCGATCTTGAAAAAGATCCGAATGAGATGTGCAGTGTCTACGACGATCCAACTTATGCAGACATCGTCACCGAATTGACAGCAGAGTTATACCGACTCAAAGCAGAAGCAGGCGATGAAGAATAG